From Sphingobacteriales bacterium:
GGAGGTTACGGGTATTTCTATCTGTCTCGAAATAACGGATGAAATACTGGAAGATGCCATTCAAAGCAACTATAACCTGATAATCAGTCATCATCCGTTGATTTTCAGAGGATTAAAAAAGATAAACTATTTGATGCCTGAAAACAATGTTTTGATTAAGGCCATCAAACATGATATTTGTATTTACAGTTGCCATACGAACCTTGACAATATCAGGAGCGGAGTAAATCAGAAATTAGCCGGCATGCTTGAGCTTGAAGACATTGAAATACTTCGTCCCTTTAGCGGAAGACTTTTTAAAATTACTGTTTTTTGTCCCGATATCAGGCTTTCAGATGGAAGTTACGTCCCTGAAAATGTGAGAAATGCCATGTTTGAGGCCGGAGCAGGAAAAATCGGGGAATACGATAGTTGTTCATTCAATGTCGAAGGTACGGGTACTTTCAAACCGCTGGAAACGGCCAATCCGTTTATAGGAAAAACGGGAATAACTGAATATCAGAAGGAAATAAGAGTGGAAACCATTGTCCCGATTCATCAGTTGAACAGGGTAGTTGATGCCATGATCGATGCTCATCCCTATGAAGAGGTGGCTTATGATATTTATCCGCTTGCCAATGAATTTCCGCTTGCAGGTTCAGGAATCATAGGCAATCTCGTTAAGCCCATGGCAATAACTGAATTTCTGGCTTTGGTAAAAGAAAGATTTCGTCTGAAAATGATTCGTCACAATTGTTTTCATGAAAAGATAATCAAAAGGGTTGCCCTGTGTGGAGGAGCCGGTAGTTTTTTAATCCATGATGCCGTCTCAAAATCAGCAGATATTTTCCTGACAGGCGATCTGAAATATCATGACTTTACATCGGCCTTAGGTAAAATCGTTCTGGCAGATATAGGTCATTTTGAAAGTGAGCAATTTTCTTCAGAATTAATTTATGATTATTTGAAAGAAAATATTTCTACCTTTGCTGCCTTGAAAATAAAGCAAAATTTTAATCCAATAAATTATTTTTAATGGAAAAAGCACCGCAGATTGAAAAGCAATTAAGAGCATTGTTTAATCTTCAGTTGGTTGATAGTAAAATTGACAAGCTTCGCAGTGTTCGCGGAGAACTGCCCATGGAGGTCCACGACCTTGAAGATGAAATCATAGGCCTTGAAACCAGAATAGAAAATACGATGAATGCTATTCAGGAGTTAAAACAGGCTACCGAAACTTTTAAGTCGAAAATACAGGAATGCAACACCCTGTTGCTCAGATACGAATCGCAGCAGATGCATGTAAAAAACAACAGGGAATATGTCGCCATTTCAAAAGAAATGGAATTACAGAAGCTTGAAATCATGGCTGCTGAAAAACGCATCAAAGAAATAAAAGCTGAAATTACTGAAAAAGAACAGAGCATCGAGCAATATCAGCAGGATTTGCAGGAGAAGAAAAAAGACCTTGTTGAAAAAGAGCGGGAATTATCAGAGATTAT
This genomic window contains:
- a CDS encoding Nif3-like dinuclear metal center hexameric protein — encoded protein: MKVKEIIKILEDWAPLHYQEDYDNSGLQVGNPDMEVTGISICLEITDEILEDAIQSNYNLIISHHPLIFRGLKKINYLMPENNVLIKAIKHDICIYSCHTNLDNIRSGVNQKLAGMLELEDIEILRPFSGRLFKITVFCPDIRLSDGSYVPENVRNAMFEAGAGKIGEYDSCSFNVEGTGTFKPLETANPFIGKTGITEYQKEIRVETIVPIHQLNRVVDAMIDAHPYEEVAYDIYPLANEFPLAGSGIIGNLVKPMAITEFLALVKERFRLKMIRHNCFHEKIIKRVALCGGAGSFLIHDAVSKSADIFLTGDLKYHDFTSALGKIVLADIGHFESEQFSSELIYDYLKENISTFAALKIKQNFNPINYF